TCGTTTATATCCCTTGTGAAGGTCGTGAGGTTGCCATTATTAATATACAAGGAAGGACATTTTTAAATCCAAATGACTGCCCATTTACAAAAGCTGATGAATTAATTGAAGAAGCAAGAAAGCGAACTAAAATCATTTTTGTAGATTTTCACGCGGAAGCCACGAGTGAAAAACAAGCAATGGGTTGGTATTTAGATGGAAGGGTATCTGCTGTTGTAGGAACGCATACACATGTGCAAACGGCCGATCATCGCATACTACCTCAAGGTTCTGCATATATAACTGACGTAGGTATGACAGGTCCATATGATGGAATATTAGGTGTTGACAGAGAAGCAGTTTTGAAGCGTTTTTTGACTAATCTCCCTGTTCGGTTCGAAGTAACCGATGGAAGAGCTCAACTTAATGCTGTAGTCATTGATATTGACAACAAAACTGGTAGAGCTAAAGGGATTAACCGTATTATTATTAATGATGATCATCCATACTTTGATTAAATTTTTATCATTAATTGTATAAACTTTGATGTGTATATGTGATTGGAACAGTCTTTAGAGAAGAAAAGATACCCCGTTTGCTAGATCTACATGTGTTTATAACTTGGTACGTAAGCTAAGGCTCTTTTCGTCAACTCTGTCGCTGTTGTTATCAAATTAGTACCATTAAAAGTGGTTATATATGTTAGTCATTGTTGTACAGAAGAAAAGGTGCCACGAAGGCAAGATGTATTCGTACTTATATCTTAGAACGAAAAGCAACAATCAATGCGAAGTCATCCTTTCGTCAATTTTGTTGATTTTTCAAATAGGTAATATGTGATTGTTCGTTCTTACATAAAACAACTGTAATGAAAACGTATTTATTTCTTAAACCGTATATTGATTTTGAATTCGAAAAGGGATTTATCCAGAGTTGTTGATTTGCTAGTCATTTGGCTGTAATAAAAACCTATTTTCCTAACCTTGTTTCTCCAGAAATTAAGATTTTTGTGAATTTTTTGATAAAAGATTAAAAACTTGCAGGAATACTATATGTGACTACTGAATATAGTATCAATGGGCTTATATATATACAAAATGTTCTACTGAACACTTATCATTCACAGTAAAAAACAAGGAGGAACTAGGAATGGAAATATTAAAGGTTTCAGCAAAGTCTAACCCTAATTCTGTGGCTGGTGCACTTGCAGGAGTACTACGAGAAAGAGGGGCAGCAGAGATTCAAGCGATTGGGGCAGGTGCATTAAACCAAGCAGTGAAAGCGGTAGCGATAGCAAGAGGTTTTGTAGCTCCAAGTGGTGTTGATCTCATTTGTATCCCAGCGTTCACGGACATCCAAATTGATGGAGAAGAACGGACGGCAATCAAATTGATTATTGAACCTCGCTAGGTTCATTGTTAGAATTTTACTCTAGAAGTTAGCATAAACCTGTTTGCGAATACTGCAAACAGGTTGTTTTTATACTGTGAAGAAAATACAGTTAGCCACGCTGCTATTCATTGTACAGGTGATACGATCGTAAAGATGGACACATGAGTCCCCATCCTCAGTTGATATGATATACGCAAAGAAGAAAAGATGCCAAGTGGGATTAGTTTATATACATGTAAGATGTTCTTACGAAAACCGTCGATAATGCCGAGAAAACTCTTATGATAAAAGAGGAGGATTAAGAATGAACATTTTTGATGCACATTGCGATGTTTTATTAAAGATGTGGCTCAATCCATCTATTTCATTCGAAAATGACAAGTCATTACATATAACTTACGAGCAAATGGTTGCGACAAAAAGTAAAATACAATGCTTTGCGATTTACATTCCTGAATCTGTCAGTAATATAGATAAATTTGACGTCGCATTAGAAATGATAGATATATTTTATAATCAAATCATCGCTAAATATGATCATATTAAACTAGTTAAAACAAAACAAGATATTAATACCTTAAATAGTAATGAAATTGGTGCTATGTTAACGCTTGAAGGGTGCGATTGTATAGGGTGGAGTATTACTAGGTTAAAAACTCTCCTCCAGCTAGGTGTTTCTTCTGTTGGTTTAACATGGAATTATGGCAATACTGTAGCTGACGGTATTTTAGAAGAGCGAGGAGCTGGTCTTTCATCATTTGGAAAAGAGGTTGTTCAAACATTCAATGACCAAAAAGTATGGACAGATGTCTCTCATTTATCAGAGCAAGGATTTTGGGACGTAATGGCATTAGCGGACTATCCAATTGCATCACATTCGAATTGTTATAAGCTTTGTGACCATCCGCGCAATTTACATAACGATCAAATTACAGCTATGATCGAGAAAGATGGCATGATAGGTGTTACCTTCGTTCCACAGTTTTTATCCGTACACGGTCATGCAGGCATAACAGATATATTGTTACATGTAGAACATTTATGTTCTTTAGGCGGAGCTAAGAACATAGGGTTTGGTTCTGATTTCGATGGCATTTCTACAACAGTAAGAGGTATGGGAAACTTTAAGTGCTATATGCATTTAATTGAAGAATTACATAAATATTATAGCGATGAGTTAGTAAGAAGTTTTTTATATCAAAATTTTGTAGAACATTTACCTGAATAATAAATGATTTTTTAGAAAACAAAAAAATTATTCATATAATCGACAAATTTTATGTTGAAACACTTGCAATTTTTTGATTATAGGTCTAGAATTGTAAGCGTTTAGTACATCCAAACATTTCATAATTGTTATTCATCAAAAACATTTTAGATTGCCATGTAAGTGTCTTGGTTGGAACGTGCTATAACAAATTGTACATGTTCAAAAGGGAAAGAAAATGATGAAGGTACCAATAATTTACTTGTATGCGCTTTAAATGTGTAAATACAAAATGAGCGGGTATGAGGAGAATATCAAACCATTGTATGACTGATACTTTTTGAACATTCTCAAACAAATGCTGTTAAATATATAATATTGAACGTATTCCAAAGGGGTGTAAGACATGATCAATCAACTTTCATGGAAAGTTGGCGGACAACAAGGGGAAGGTATTGAAAGTACAGGAGAAATTTTCTCAGTAGCGTTAAACCGATTAGGGTATTATTTATATGGGTATCGCCATTTTTCCTCACGTATTAAAGGTGGTCATACGAATAACAAAATTCGCGTTAGTACAACTCAGGTTCGTGCTATTTCTGATGATTTAGATATACTAGTAGCATTTGACCAAGAAACAATTGATGTTAACTTTAGTGAGTTACGTGATGGTGGGATTGTAATTGCTGATGCAAAGTTTAACCCGACCATTCCAGATGATTCAAAAGTAGCATTGTATGCGGTTCCATTCACGGAGATTGCAACTGATTTAGGCACTTCGTTAATGAAAAATATGGTTGCTGTAGGTGCTTCTAGTGAGCTACTTGATATTGACACGAAGGTGTTCTTTGAAGTAATTGACGAAAAGTTTGGCCGAAAAGGTCAACAAATTGTCGATAAAAACATGGAAGCAATTCAAGCAGGCGCTGATTTTATGAAGCAACAGCTCGGTAACAGTAATAAAGAGATGAAAATTGAAAAAGCAGATGGTAAAAAGCGTCTGTTTATGATAGGTAACGATGCGATTGCATTAGGTTCATTAGCTGGAGGGGCTAGATTTATGCCTGCATATCCTATTACACCAGCTTCTGAAATAATGGAGTATTTAATTAAAACGCTACCTAAATTTGGTGGAACAGTTATACAAACTGAAGACGAAATTGCTGCTTGTACAATGGCAATTGGTGCTAATTATGCGGGAGTAAGAACTCTAACTGCGTCAGCTGGACCTGGTCTATCGTTAATGATGGAGGCAATTGGACTATCTGGTATAACTGAAACTCCACTTGTTATTGTTGATACACAGCGCGGAGGGCCAAGTACTGGATTACCGACTAAACAAGAACAGTCAGACTTAATGGCAATGATTTATGGAACACATGGTGAAATTCCAAAAATCGTTATGGCCCCAAGTACAGTGCAGGAAGCATTCTACGATTCAATAGAAGCATTTAACTTAGCAGAAGAGTATCAATGTCCAGTTATTCTTTTAACAGATCTGCAACTGTCTCTTGGAAAACAAACAGTAGAGCCACTTGATTATGATAAAATTGAAATTCGTCGTGGTAAACTTCAACTTAATGAAGAATTACCTGAATTAGAAAATAAAGCTTACTTTAAGCGTTATGAAGTAACTGAAGATGGTATTTCACCACGTGTTGTACCAGGAACGAAACATGGTATACATCATGTAACGGGTGTTGAACATGCTGAAACTGGAAAACCATCTGAAGATGCAGAAAATCGTCAATTACAAATGGATAAAAGATTCCGTAAACTTGATAAGTTGAAATTTGATACACCCGTCTATAAAAACGTTCAACACGAAGATGCTGACTTGTTAATCGTTGGTTTTAATTCCACACGTGGAGCGATTGAAGAAGCGATGACACGTTTAGAAGAAGACGGTATCAAGGTGAATCATGCACACGTTCGTTTAGTGCATCCATTCCCAACTGATGAGATTCAACCGCTTATTCAAAAGGCGAAAAAGGTCGTTGTCGTTGAAAATAACGCTACAGGTCAACTTGCAAGTATTATGAAAATGAACGTAGGATTCGGAGAGAAAATAACATCAGTCTTAAAATATGATGGAAATCCATTCCTGCCACATGAAATACACACAAAATGCAAGGAGATGTTCTAAATGGCGACGTTTAAAGATTTTCGAAATAATGTCAAACCAAATTGGTGTCCTGGGTGCGGTGATTTCTCAGTTCAAGCTGCCATTCAAAGAGCAGCTGCGAATGTTGGCTTACAACCTGAGGAATTAGCAGTAGTATCAGGTATTGGATGTTCAGGGCGTATTTCTGGATATATTAATTCATACGGGTTCCATGGTATCCACGGTCGTTCTTTACCTATAGCTCAAGGCGTGAAGATGGCTAACCGTGATTTAACTGTCATCGCTTCAGGTGGAGATGGAGATGGCTTTGCCATTGGTATGGGGCATACAGTACATGCGATTCGTAGAAATATCGATGTAACATACATTGTCATGGACAATCAAATTTATGGTTTAACAAAAGGTCAAACATCACCACGTAGTGAAGTAGGGTTTAAAACAAAAAGTACACCGAAAGGTTCAATTGAATCTTCCTTATCGGTAATGGAGATGGCATTAACTGCAGGAGCTACATTTGTTGCACAAAGTTTTTCTACCGATTTAAAAGAGTTAACTTCATTAATTGAAGCTGGAATTAATCATAAAGGATTCTCGTTAATTAATGTATTTAGCCCATGTGTTACGTACAATAAAACGAATACGTATGATTGGTTTAAAGAAAATCTAACAAGTCTAAAAACGATTGAAGAATATGATCCTAACAATCGTATGACAGCGATGCAAACATTGATGGAGCATAACGGTTTAGTGACTGGATTAATCTATCAGAACAACGAGCAACCATCATACCAAGAGTTGGTTTATGGCTATAGTGAAGATCCGTTAACAAATGCTGATTTAAGTATTAGCAAAGATAAATTCGATGAACTCGTAGCAGAATTTATGTAATTTGACCATTAAGAAAAGCAACAAAACACTAGCGGTTTTGTTGCTTTTTCTCTACCTATAAATATGTGGTTAATTTGTAACAAAGCTTTGTTTTTATTGTTTATTATTTGTATTACCATTATACTATGATAATGTGTGTAAGTATTTTTAGATTTGCAGTGATATGTACGAAAGGAGATATATAATGAACGAAAAGCAACGCTTAGAATCACAGCAAGTAAAGCAACCTAATCCTTCGGACAAAAAATCCGCCAAGGATTATAGTCAGTATTTTGATAGTGTTTATCAGGCCCCGTCTTTATCAGATGCTAAAAAACGTGGTAAGGAAGATGTTCTTATCCAGCGTGATTTTGAACTGCCAGAGGACATGATCGGAATAGGTACTGGGCGTAAGTTTTATATCCGAACTTATGGCTGTCAAATGAATGAACATGATACAGAAGTCATGGCAGGTATTTTACTAGGATTAGGCTATGAATCAACAGATACAGTTGATGATGCTGATATTATTCTATTAAATACATGTGCGATACGAGAAAATGCTGAGAATAAAGTATTTGGTGAACTTGGTCATCTTAAGCATTTAAAAAAGAACAATCCTAACGTATTATTAGGTGTTTGCGGATGTATGTCGCAAGAAGAATCGGTTGTCAATAAAATATTACAAAAACACCATCATGTTGATATGATATTTGGAACTCATAATATTCACCGATTACCACAGATTGTTAAAGAAGCTATGCTTAGCAAAGAGATGGTTGTTGAAGTATGGTCAAAAGAAGGGGATGTTATCGAAAATCTCCCGAAAGTGCGTAAAGGGGATATTAAAGCTTGGGTCAATATTATGTATGGCTGTGACAAGTTCTGTACTTACTGTATCGTGCCATATACTCGTGGAAAAGAGCGCAGTAGACGACCTGAAGACATTATTGAAGAAGTTCGTCACTTAGCTAGGAATGGTTACAAGGAAATTACACTCTTAGGCCAAAATGTGAATGCATATGGTAAAGATTTGGAAGATATGGACTATGGGTTAGGAGAATTAATGGACGAACTAAGAAAAATTGATGTTGCTCGTATCCGTTTTACTACTAGCCATCCTCGTGACTTTGATGATCGCCTGATAGAAGTATTAGCTAAAGGCGGAAATTTAGTCGACCATATTCATTTACCTGTTCAATCTGGGAGTACTGATGTGTTGAAAATTATGGCACGTAAATATTCTCGTGAACATTATTTAGAATTAGTAAGAAAAATAAAAGAAGCTATTCCATCAGTATCATTAACGACTGATATCATAGTAGGATTCCCGAATGAAACAGACGAACAATTTGAGGAAACCCTATCATTGTATCGTGAAGTTGGATTTGATTCTGCGTATACATTTATTTATTCACCTAGAGAGGGTACTCCAGCAGCTAAGATGCAAGATAATATTCCGATGGAAGTGAAGAAAGATCGTTTGCAGAGACTAAATGCACTCGTAAATGAATTTTCTGCTATAAAAATGAAAGAACATGAAGGTAAAATCGTTGAAGTACTTGTAGAGGGTGAAAGTAAAAATAATCCAGAAGTGCTTGCGGGTTACACAGAAAAGAATAAGCTTGTTAATTTTAGAGCTCCTAAATCAGTTATTGGTCAAATTGTAAAAGTGAAGATCACACAAGCAAAAACATGGACATTAGATGGAGAATTGATAGAAGAAGTAGCAGGGGTGAATTAAGATGACTAAGTATACTAAAGACGATCTTGTTGCACGTGCTCGTGATTTAGCGAAGATGATCGCGGATACTGAAGAAGTAGAACTGTTTAAACAAACGGAAGAAAAAATTAACGAAAATCAAAAAGTAAGAGAAACAATTGCTTTGATTAAGAGCTTGCAAAAACAAGCAGTTAATTTTCAACATTATGGTAAGCATGAGGCATTAAAACAAGTGGAAGAAAAAATTGATAAACTTCATGCTGAAATAGATGAATTGCCAATCGTTCAGGAATTTAAATCATCGCAAATTCATGTGAATGATTTACTTCAACTTGTTGCATCAACAATTACGAATACAGTTACTGATGAAATAATTATCTCTACCGGTGGAGATGTACTCCGTGGAGAGACAGGCTCAAAAGTTAAAGCAAGTAGTGGAAGCAGTTGTCACTAAGCTTTTAAGCAATCTATTATTTAAGGTAAGAGAGCATTGGATATATTTCAATGCTCTTTTTCGTTGATAATTGAATAGATTAGCTAGCAGGTGGCTTTCTTTGTATGGATTGTTGAATGTCACAAAAAGTTAAATACGAATATATATATCATTCCTGGTATCTTTTTTTCTGAAGACGGTAACAATTAATTAGGCAGTTTTTACATGGATTGTTCTTTTTGGCATCATTTTTCTGTACAACGATGACTAACAATGTAAACCACTTTTTTGGAATTAAAAGATAACAATAGCAACAAAGACGAAAAGAGCCATTAATTAATAGCTACTAACTGATCAAATTTAGTAAAAAATGCAACAAAGTCTACGAAGCTAATTATTGTAGATCAAACTCAAGTCTCTTCACGAACACTATAACACTCACACTTAAAGTTAAAATCCTACATATTATATAACTCCAAAGATTACGAAGCTTCCGTGTTCTCTATATTCAAGAGTCAATCACACCTATTGAACTTATGTCAAAAGATAACTTCGGGTAAATGAACAAATCCGTCTACGCTTTTTTTCTAAATAAATTTTAAAAATAGGTACATATCTAGATTTTGCGACATACAATGAACTATACGGCTATATTTAATACATCACATAATTGTTTTTGTAATAGGCACAATAGTCATTTGCCCTGCATAGGATGGAAAGAAGATTGATTGAGGAGGGTATACTTGTATGTCACAACATAGAGAAATTATTACTAAAGCTGTAATAGGAAGAGGGCGTAAGTTCACCCAAGCTACACACACATTTTCTCCGTCCCATAAACCTACTAGTATTTTAGGTTGTTGGATTATAAACCACCAATATGAGGCAAAAAAACGAGATTCAACTGTTGAATTAGATGGTACTTATGACATTAATGTATGGTATTCATTCAGTGATAATACGAAAACAGAAGTCGTAACAGAAAAAGTTGCATATACAGATGTGATCAAATTAAAATACAAAGATGAAAATTATTTAGACGGTGGTCAAGAAGTTGTAGCAAAAGTTCTGCAGCAGCCTAATACTTTGGAAGCGACTATTTCTCCAAATGGTAATAAAGTAATCGTTCAAGTGGAGCGGGAATTTCTAGCGGAAGTAATTGGAGAAACGAAAGTCTGGGTTGTCATTGATCCTGATGGAGAGTTCGAAGAAGAAGAATGGGATGATGAAGAGTTAGACGATGAGGAATTGGATGATGAAGAGTTTGAAGATTTAAATCCTGATTTTCTTATAGAAGACGTAGAAGAATAATAAAAAACTAGGGAGCCAGACTTCCTAGTTTTTTGTTTGTCAAAAGGGAATTCAACATTTTGAATTTATTTAAAATAAACTCCTTTGTCATTAATACGTTTTATGATCACTTAGACAGGCTTCAGAAGGTTGTTTAAGGCGGTTAGTTTGTTAAGTTAATGGATGCTTTTCGTACTATACATAATACATGTTATCTTAGGATCTTTTCCTCTCTAAAGGCTGTTCTAATCCCATATACACATCAGAGTTTATACTATTAGTGAAAAAGAACAAAGTTAACGAAAAGAGCCTTAGCTAAAGGGGTTTTCGCAATGCTAGTACTTTACGTAAGAAGTTAAAAACACGTATAGATCTAGCGATCGAGGCATCTTTTCTTCTCTAAGGGCTTTTTTAATCCCATATACATATCGGAGTTTATACTATTAGTGAAAAAGAACAAAGTTAACGAAAAGTGCCTTAGCTTTTTATGTTGAAACAACCAATGTAATAAAGAAATGCTCCTATATATGTTATAATAAATAGTGCTTAATAATAGGAATATTTGGGGGATAACAATGGCAAGCTATACGCCGATGATACAACAATATTTAAAGATAAAGGCAGATTATCAAGATGCCTTTTTATTTTTTCGTCTTGGGGATTTTTATGAAATGTTTTTCGATGATGCAGTCAATGCATCTAAGGTGTTAGAGATCGCATTAACGAGTAGAGATGGTGGAGACCAACAGCGCATTCCGATGTGTGGAGTTCCACATCATGCTGCAAGCGGATATATTGAACAATTAATAACAAAAGGGTATAAAGTAGCAATTTGTGAGCAAGTTGAAGATCCAAAACAAGCAAAAGGTGTTGTTAAGCGTGAAGTAGTTCAGCTCATTACACCAGGTACAGTGATGGAAGGCAAGGGAGTTATGGAAAAAGATAATAATTTCCTTTCATCAATATCGATGTTTGATGATAATAGTTTCGGTCTTTCTCACATCGATTTAACAACTGGTGAGAGCAAAGTTACCATTATATCGCAGCAATTCAATGATGTTATTAACGAAATTTATTCAATAAATGCAAAAGAGGTTGTTGTTGACTCACAATTTCCAGAAGAGCTAAAAATAAAATTATTAGAACGATGCCAATTAACATTTTCATTCGAAGATAATATCTTCCTTGATAATGAATTTTTAAACATAGTAAACAAATTACATGATGACAAGCTAATACGTACAGTTAGCCGCTTAATAAACTATTTAAAGAAAACACAAAAACGTAGTTTAGAACACTTGCAAGAAGTCCAAGTCTATGAAACAAATCAATTTATGAAAATAGATTACTTTTCAAAACGGAATCTAGAGCTAACCGAAACAATTCGAGGTAAAGGGAAAAAGGGTTCTTTATTGTGGTTGCTTGATGACACGATGACAGCGATGGGAGGACGACGCCTTAAACAATGGTTAGACAAACCCCTCATCAATAAAGAAGCGATAGATGATCGCTTAAATATGGTGGAAACTTTTATAAATTCATATTTTGAGCGAATTGAGCTTCGGGATATGTTGAAGGAAATTTATGATTTAGAGCGCTTAGCAGGTCGAGTAGCCTTTGGTAATGTAAATGCAAGAGATTTAGTCCAACTAAAAAAGTCATTACAACAAATACCAGCAATAAAGCAATTATTAACAACACTTGATCATGCATATTGTGGTGAACTTGCTGAAAAAATTGATCCGTGTGAACAAGTGACTGAGTTATTAGAAGCTTCTTTGCGTGAAAACCCTCCACTTACGATTAAGGAAGGTGACATTATTGCAGATGGGTATGATCCGACTCTTGATAAACTAAGAGATGCTAGTAAGAATGGCAAGTCATGGTTAGCGGCTTTAGAAAAACAGGAACGTGAGCTAACAGGCATAAAATCGTTGAAAGTTGGTTACAACCGGGTATTTGGTTACTATATTGAAGTTACTAAGGCAAATCTTCATTTATTAGCAGAAGGAAGATATGAGCGTAAACAAACATTAACAAACGCAGAGAGGTTTATTACGCCAGAGTTAAAAGAAAAAGAAGCATTAATACTTGAAGCAGAAGAAAAAATTGTTGAAGTAGAGTACGAGCTATTCCTTCACATTCGTGAACAAGTAAAAAATAATATTATTCGCATTCAGCAATTGGCTCAAATTATTAGTGAGCTCGATGTATTGCAATGCTTTGCGACAGTTAGTGAGGAAAGGCATTATTGTAAGCCATCTTTCTCTCATAATGGGGAGGTCTTTCTCAAAGATGGGCGTCACCCCGTCGTAGAGAAAGTTCTACAACTTCAGCAGTACGTACCGAATGATTGTGTAATGAATGATGATAGAGAGATTCTGTTAATTACTGGTCCAAATATGTCAGGGAAAAGCACGTATATGAGACAAGTTGCTTTAACGTCTATTCTTGCTCAAATTGGTTGTTACGTTCCAGCCCAAGAAGCTGTCCTGCCAATCTTTGATCAGGTTTTCACTCGTATTGGTGCAGCTGATGATCTAATTTCTGGTCAAAGTACGTTTATGGTAGAAATGCTGGAAGCAAATAATGCCATAATGAATGCCTCTAAAAATAGTTTAATCTTATTTGATGAAATTGGAAGAGGTACATCTACTTATGATGGCATGGCACTTGCACAAGCTATTATTGAATACATTCATAACAACATTGGTGCAAAGATGTTATTCTCAACTCATTATCATGAATTGACAGTACTAGAGAATGATTTAGCAAAATTACAAAATATCCATGTGAGTGCAATAGAGGAACATGGGAAAGTCGTATTCCTCCATAAAATAAAAGAGGGTGCAGCTGATAGAAGCTATGGTATACATGTTGCACAATTAGCAGAGCTTCCTGACGCTTTAATCGATCGTGCAAAATCGGTACTAGCCATACTCGAAAAAGCTAGTCAATCAGAACCTAATATTAAAGTGGATCATGCGCCTAAAGAACAATTATCATTATTTGTTCAAGAAGAAAGGACAAATAAGCATATTGAAGAAAAGCTATCTACGAAAGAGAAGCGGATGTTAAAAGATATAAAATCACTTGATTTATTAGACATGACACCTATGGATGCAATAAATAAACTATATGAATTTCAAAAGAAATTGAAGTGATTTTTATAAGTGGACAAAACGAAAAAAGGAAGCTAACCTCGTTAATATCGTTCATATAAAATATTTAAATAGTCTAGATAGCATTTTTTCGTATTGATTGTTGCTTTTCGCTTAAGGTATAAACGCGTAGCTATCTAGCGTGCATCTTTTCAATTTTTACAACAATTGAGCTTTCATAAAACTCATCATGCTGACCATGGTTTTCAACAATAGCTACTTAGTTTACGAAGAGAGCTTTTATAAATGATAAGATTGGAGGTGATACAGTGGGGAAAATTATTGAATTAGATGATCAGCTTGCTAATAAAATTGCAGCTGGGGAAGTAGTTGAGAGGCCAGCCTCAGTTGTAAAAGAA
This Cytobacillus sp. IB215665 DNA region includes the following protein-coding sequences:
- a CDS encoding RicAFT regulatory complex protein RicA family protein, translated to MTKYTKDDLVARARDLAKMIADTEEVELFKQTEEKINENQKVRETIALIKSLQKQAVNFQHYGKHEALKQVEEKIDKLHAEIDELPIVQEFKSSQIHVNDLLQLVASTITNTVTDEIIISTGGDVLRGETGSKVKASSGSSCH
- the spoVS gene encoding stage V sporulation protein SpoVS, whose amino-acid sequence is MEILKVSAKSNPNSVAGALAGVLRERGAAEIQAIGAGALNQAVKAVAIARGFVAPSGVDLICIPAFTDIQIDGEERTAIKLIIEPR
- a CDS encoding outer spore coat protein CotE encodes the protein MSQHREIITKAVIGRGRKFTQATHTFSPSHKPTSILGCWIINHQYEAKKRDSTVELDGTYDINVWYSFSDNTKTEVVTEKVAYTDVIKLKYKDENYLDGGQEVVAKVLQQPNTLEATISPNGNKVIVQVEREFLAEVIGETKVWVVIDPDGEFEEEEWDDEELDDEELDDEEFEDLNPDFLIEDVEE
- a CDS encoding dipeptidase, coding for MNIFDAHCDVLLKMWLNPSISFENDKSLHITYEQMVATKSKIQCFAIYIPESVSNIDKFDVALEMIDIFYNQIIAKYDHIKLVKTKQDINTLNSNEIGAMLTLEGCDCIGWSITRLKTLLQLGVSSVGLTWNYGNTVADGILEERGAGLSSFGKEVVQTFNDQKVWTDVSHLSEQGFWDVMALADYPIASHSNCYKLCDHPRNLHNDQITAMIEKDGMIGVTFVPQFLSVHGHAGITDILLHVEHLCSLGGAKNIGFGSDFDGISTTVRGMGNFKCYMHLIEELHKYYSDELVRSFLYQNFVEHLPE
- a CDS encoding TIGR00282 family metallophosphoesterase; protein product: MKILFIGDVVGSPGRDMVNEYVPKLKKKYFPSVTIINGENAAGGKGITEKIYHGFIKAGAQAVTLGNHTWDNRDIFEFIDSAKYMIRPANFPEGVPGKGIVYIPCEGREVAIINIQGRTFLNPNDCPFTKADELIEEARKRTKIIFVDFHAEATSEKQAMGWYLDGRVSAVVGTHTHVQTADHRILPQGSAYITDVGMTGPYDGILGVDREAVLKRFLTNLPVRFEVTDGRAQLNAVVIDIDNKTGRAKGINRIIINDDHPYFD
- a CDS encoding 2-oxoacid:acceptor oxidoreductase subunit alpha, which encodes MINQLSWKVGGQQGEGIESTGEIFSVALNRLGYYLYGYRHFSSRIKGGHTNNKIRVSTTQVRAISDDLDILVAFDQETIDVNFSELRDGGIVIADAKFNPTIPDDSKVALYAVPFTEIATDLGTSLMKNMVAVGASSELLDIDTKVFFEVIDEKFGRKGQQIVDKNMEAIQAGADFMKQQLGNSNKEMKIEKADGKKRLFMIGNDAIALGSLAGGARFMPAYPITPASEIMEYLIKTLPKFGGTVIQTEDEIAACTMAIGANYAGVRTLTASAGPGLSLMMEAIGLSGITETPLVIVDTQRGGPSTGLPTKQEQSDLMAMIYGTHGEIPKIVMAPSTVQEAFYDSIEAFNLAEEYQCPVILLTDLQLSLGKQTVEPLDYDKIEIRRGKLQLNEELPELENKAYFKRYEVTEDGISPRVVPGTKHGIHHVTGVEHAETGKPSEDAENRQLQMDKRFRKLDKLKFDTPVYKNVQHEDADLLIVGFNSTRGAIEEAMTRLEEDGIKVNHAHVRLVHPFPTDEIQPLIQKAKKVVVVENNATGQLASIMKMNVGFGEKITSVLKYDGNPFLPHEIHTKCKEMF
- a CDS encoding 2-oxoacid:ferredoxin oxidoreductase subunit beta, translated to MATFKDFRNNVKPNWCPGCGDFSVQAAIQRAAANVGLQPEELAVVSGIGCSGRISGYINSYGFHGIHGRSLPIAQGVKMANRDLTVIASGGDGDGFAIGMGHTVHAIRRNIDVTYIVMDNQIYGLTKGQTSPRSEVGFKTKSTPKGSIESSLSVMEMALTAGATFVAQSFSTDLKELTSLIEAGINHKGFSLINVFSPCVTYNKTNTYDWFKENLTSLKTIEEYDPNNRMTAMQTLMEHNGLVTGLIYQNNEQPSYQELVYGYSEDPLTNADLSISKDKFDELVAEFM
- the miaB gene encoding tRNA (N6-isopentenyl adenosine(37)-C2)-methylthiotransferase MiaB, giving the protein MNEKQRLESQQVKQPNPSDKKSAKDYSQYFDSVYQAPSLSDAKKRGKEDVLIQRDFELPEDMIGIGTGRKFYIRTYGCQMNEHDTEVMAGILLGLGYESTDTVDDADIILLNTCAIRENAENKVFGELGHLKHLKKNNPNVLLGVCGCMSQEESVVNKILQKHHHVDMIFGTHNIHRLPQIVKEAMLSKEMVVEVWSKEGDVIENLPKVRKGDIKAWVNIMYGCDKFCTYCIVPYTRGKERSRRPEDIIEEVRHLARNGYKEITLLGQNVNAYGKDLEDMDYGLGELMDELRKIDVARIRFTTSHPRDFDDRLIEVLAKGGNLVDHIHLPVQSGSTDVLKIMARKYSREHYLELVRKIKEAIPSVSLTTDIIVGFPNETDEQFEETLSLYREVGFDSAYTFIYSPREGTPAAKMQDNIPMEVKKDRLQRLNALVNEFSAIKMKEHEGKIVEVLVEGESKNNPEVLAGYTEKNKLVNFRAPKSVIGQIVKVKITQAKTWTLDGELIEEVAGVN